The Lysobacter enzymogenes genome window below encodes:
- a CDS encoding DUF3011 domain-containing protein, with amino-acid sequence MSARMLSTAGLTLALGLGAAGAAQAAPQYNDGYGGGGTIRCESDSGRYRRCEADTRGGVRLSRQLSSSSCIQGRSWGSDRNGVWVSEGCRAEFDLGRGGGNWGGGGGWNGGGSGGDVVRCESDGGRWRSCPINGNRARLQRQLSSTSCIEGQSWGSRPGEVWVNNGCRGEFVAGRGGGGWNGGGNNGGGWGGGGREISCESNNNRQNRCNMSIRRDVRLIRQNSGSPCIEGQTWGWDRSGVWVSGGCRGRFQVD; translated from the coding sequence ATGTCCGCACGCATGCTTTCCACCGCTGGTCTCACCTTGGCCCTCGGCCTCGGCGCCGCAGGCGCCGCCCAGGCCGCGCCGCAGTACAACGACGGTTACGGTGGCGGCGGCACCATCCGCTGCGAATCCGACAGCGGCCGCTATCGCCGCTGCGAAGCCGACACCCGCGGCGGCGTGCGCCTGTCGCGCCAGCTGTCGAGCTCGTCGTGCATCCAGGGCCGCAGCTGGGGCTCCGACCGCAACGGCGTGTGGGTGTCGGAAGGCTGCCGCGCCGAATTCGATCTGGGCCGCGGCGGCGGCAACTGGGGCGGCGGCGGCGGCTGGAACGGCGGCGGCAGCGGCGGCGACGTGGTGCGCTGCGAATCCGACGGCGGCCGCTGGCGCAGCTGCCCGATCAACGGCAACCGCGCGCGCCTGCAGCGCCAGCTGTCGAGCACCTCGTGCATCGAGGGCCAGAGCTGGGGTTCGCGTCCGGGCGAGGTGTGGGTCAACAACGGCTGCCGCGGCGAGTTCGTCGCCGGGCGCGGCGGTGGCGGCTGGAACGGCGGCGGCAACAACGGCGGCGGCTGGGGCGGCGGTGGCCGCGAGATCAGCTGCGAGTCCAACAACAACCGCCAGAACCGCTGCAACATGAGCATTCGCCGCGACGTGCGCCTGATCCGCCAGAACTCGGGCTCGCCGTGCATCGAAGGCCAGACCTGGGGCTGGGACCGCT
- a CDS encoding DUF3011 domain-containing protein, with amino-acid sequence MGSLKAAIQLCALTAVTGAGAAFSDPAFAEPAGERLYGGNLLRCTSEGEQTVRCPADTRGGVRLVRRTSGKPCVEGTSWGADRGGVWVAQGCSADFVLGRGGSGADSTSGARVIKCESVGGRWNHCAARSEDGVALAQQLSKQPCLRNQTWGTDNSGIWVAGGCRGEFRLLGAQPEDEHAAAAAAASDARKLLKCESLDRRARRCDGETGSGVRMVKQLSRTECVEGRSWGYDAHGVWVEGGCRAEFELDYRGSGG; translated from the coding sequence ATGGGTAGTCTGAAAGCCGCGATCCAGCTGTGCGCCTTGACCGCCGTGACCGGCGCCGGCGCGGCCTTTTCGGACCCGGCCTTCGCCGAGCCCGCGGGCGAGCGGCTGTACGGCGGCAATCTGCTGCGCTGCACGTCCGAAGGCGAACAAACCGTGCGTTGTCCGGCCGATACCCGCGGCGGCGTGCGCCTGGTCCGGCGCACCTCCGGCAAGCCGTGCGTGGAAGGCACCAGCTGGGGCGCCGATCGCGGCGGCGTGTGGGTCGCGCAGGGCTGTTCGGCCGACTTCGTGCTCGGCCGCGGCGGCAGCGGCGCCGACAGCACCAGCGGCGCGCGGGTGATCAAGTGTGAGTCGGTCGGCGGCCGCTGGAACCATTGCGCGGCGCGCAGCGAAGACGGCGTGGCGCTGGCCCAGCAGTTGTCCAAGCAACCTTGCCTGCGCAATCAAACCTGGGGCACCGACAACAGCGGCATCTGGGTCGCCGGCGGCTGCCGCGGCGAGTTCCGACTGCTCGGCGCGCAACCCGAGGACGAGCATGCCGCCGCGGCGGCGGCCGCGAGCGATGCGCGCAAGCTGCTCAAGTGCGAATCGCTGGACCGCCGCGCGCGCCGTTGCGATGGCGAGACCGGATCGGGCGTGCGCATGGTCAAGCAACTGTCGCGGACCGAATGCGTGGAAGGCCGCAGTTGGGGCTACGACGCGCACGGCGTCTGGGTCGAAGGCGGTTGCCGCGCGGAGTTCGAATTGGACTACCGCGGCAGCGGCGGCTGA
- the epmA gene encoding EF-P lysine aminoacylase EpmA, giving the protein MSATADWRPSADFEALRLRARLNAEIRAFFAARAVTEVETPVLSRAGNTDPNIASFSLEFSGRLDGAPRTRWLRTSPEFALKRLLAAGFGDCYELGRVFRDGEAGGRHNPEFTMLEWYRLGWDHRRLIGETAELVRAALALVGREATLREMTYRELYRERLGLDPFAASDEELRAALGEVVIDPAGLQRDDWLDLLMTHRLQPQFGRDEMLAVRDYPASQCALARVRADADGIQVAERFELYLGPLELANGYHELRDAAEQGARFDRDRGVRAQRGVAAPPRDEALLAALAAGFPDCAGVALGVDRLLMAMLDSARIADTVAFDFARA; this is encoded by the coding sequence ATGAGCGCGACGGCGGACTGGCGGCCTTCGGCGGACTTCGAAGCCCTGCGCCTGCGCGCGCGCCTTAACGCCGAAATCCGCGCGTTCTTCGCCGCGCGTGCGGTCACCGAGGTGGAAACCCCGGTGCTGTCGCGCGCCGGCAACACCGATCCGAACATCGCTTCGTTCTCGCTGGAATTCAGCGGCCGCCTCGACGGCGCGCCGCGCACGCGCTGGCTGCGCACCTCGCCGGAGTTCGCGCTCAAGCGCCTGCTCGCGGCGGGGTTCGGCGATTGCTACGAACTCGGCCGGGTGTTCCGCGACGGCGAGGCCGGCGGCCGCCACAACCCCGAATTCACCATGCTCGAGTGGTACCGGCTCGGCTGGGACCACCGCCGCCTGATCGGCGAGACCGCCGAACTGGTGCGCGCGGCGCTGGCTTTGGTCGGGCGCGAGGCGACGTTGCGCGAAATGACTTACCGCGAGCTCTACCGCGAGCGTCTCGGACTGGATCCGTTCGCGGCCAGCGACGAGGAACTGCGCGCCGCGCTCGGCGAGGTCGTCATCGATCCCGCGGGACTGCAGCGCGACGACTGGCTCGACCTGCTGATGACCCATCGCCTGCAACCGCAGTTCGGCCGCGACGAAATGCTGGCCGTGCGCGATTACCCGGCCTCGCAATGCGCGTTGGCGCGGGTGCGCGCGGACGCCGACGGCATCCAAGTGGCCGAGCGTTTCGAGTTGTACCTGGGGCCGCTGGAACTGGCCAACGGCTACCACGAGCTGCGCGACGCGGCCGAGCAGGGCGCGCGCTTCGATCGCGACCGCGGCGTGCGCGCGCAACGCGGCGTCGCCGCGCCGCCGCGCGACGAGGCCTTGCTGGCCGCGCTGGCCGCCGGTTTTCCCGATTGCGCCGGCGTCGCCCTCGGCGTCGACCGCTTGCTGATGGCGATGCTCGACAGCGCGCGCATCGCCGACACCGTGGCGTTCGATTTCGCGCGCGCTTGA
- the zipA gene encoding cell division protein ZipA, producing MSDVTLMRIGILIAGLILIGAIVFFGRPRKPGQGKRIAREDEARAGERKPAAPRQEPTLGEQLEHELGEGGQPPGEATTQAELELFDRTLEGGGNAATSELGRRVSDEFDKIVTLYLAARAGQKLHGPDIVVAAEKAGLVYGHMGVFHRLVEGHPERGPVFSVANIMKPGSFDMSQIQALETPAIAFFLTLPAPVPALDAWETMLPTAQRMAELLDAVVLDEQRNALGRQRIAHLRDELRAYDRQREAPPLSKPTRW from the coding sequence ATGTCCGACGTGACCCTGATGAGGATCGGCATCCTGATCGCCGGCCTGATCCTGATCGGCGCGATCGTGTTCTTCGGCCGTCCGCGCAAGCCCGGCCAGGGCAAGCGCATCGCCCGCGAGGACGAAGCCCGCGCCGGCGAGCGCAAGCCGGCCGCGCCGCGCCAGGAACCGACCCTGGGCGAGCAGCTCGAACACGAACTCGGCGAGGGCGGCCAGCCGCCCGGCGAGGCCACCACCCAGGCCGAGCTGGAGCTGTTCGACCGCACCCTGGAAGGCGGCGGCAACGCCGCGACCAGCGAGCTCGGCCGGCGCGTCAGCGACGAGTTCGACAAGATCGTGACCCTGTACCTGGCCGCGCGCGCCGGGCAGAAGCTGCACGGCCCCGACATCGTCGTCGCCGCCGAAAAGGCCGGCCTGGTCTACGGCCACATGGGCGTGTTCCACCGCCTGGTCGAAGGCCATCCCGAGCGCGGCCCGGTGTTCAGCGTGGCCAACATCATGAAGCCCGGCAGCTTCGACATGAGCCAGATCCAGGCGCTGGAGACCCCGGCGATCGCCTTCTTCCTGACCCTGCCGGCGCCGGTGCCGGCGCTGGACGCCTGGGAAACCATGCTGCCGACCGCCCAGCGCATGGCCGAACTGCTCGACGCGGTGGTCCTGGACGAACAGCGCAACGCCCTGGGCCGCCAGCGCATCGCCCACCTGCGCGACGAACTGCGCGCCTACGACCGCCAGCGCGAAGCGCCGCCGCTGAGCAAGCCGACGCGCTGGTAA
- the smc gene encoding chromosome segregation protein SMC, protein MRLSTIKLSGFKSFVDPTTLHLPTNMTGVVGPNGCGKSNIIDAVRWVMGESSASRLRGDSLTDVIFAGSSARKPVSQAMVELVFDNSDHTITGEYGAFNEISVKRTVSRDSVNQYYLNGAKCRRRDITDLFLGTGLGPRSYSIIEQGMISQIIEAKPEELRVYLEEAAGISKYKERRKETETRIRHTRENLDRLSDLREEVGKQLEHLRRQARQAEQYQTIQAERKVKDVEWKALEYRALDQKLQAQREKLASQETRLQQLIAEQREAERELETGRVRREEAAAALNKAQAASYEVGGALARIEQQIQHQRDLSGRLRKAREEALAQLEEIGEHIGSDQSRLDVLTAAVADAEPRLEALREDDEARQDALREAETKLQDWQQRWDGHSREQSEAARAAEVERTRIEGLDRQTLDADRRREALTSERSGLDVAALAAAFEQLQSQHDLQKESLDSLTEELENRKTSLSDLQEQQRGTQNQLAEVRKQAQTSRGRLSSLETLQHAALGQEQGAALTWLKARGLDSAQRVGEALSVEAGWENAVESALGQLIEGVLVEAPETLVDAIGELGEGRLALVSPERDAATYPATSLASKVQGPAAIRRLLARLHGADDLAAARALVAQIGADETVITRNGERLGAGWLRVLRSGAAKQGALLREREIQTLRSEIEELQERERELEQTQIQLRDRALAAEQHREDAQRSLYMAHRSVSELAGQLQSHQGRLDQARNRIDKIDADLEQLLIALDAGNEQAREARLRQEAAVERMGELEDQRQRLEAERSRLFEARDSARNMARESRDAAHALVLSLETQRAQIAGLAQTLQRMGGQRGQLDTRLSELTSQLSDGDRPVQDLEQQRQVALEQRVVAEQDLTGARTALDGIDNDLRKFEQTRQQRDEQALQQREGIGQRRLEQQALVLKAETLTEAIAEAGAVLQDVVNALDEDADPQTWERAVADLDNKLRRLEPVNLAAIAEHAEAAQRKDYLDAQNTDLTTALETLEEAIRKIDRETRGRFKDTFDRVNSGVQELYPRLFGGGHAYLELTGEDLLDTGVAIMARPPGKRVSNISLLSGGEKAMTAVALVFAIFRLNPAPFCLLDEVDAPLDEANVGRFTAMVSEMSEQVQFLFVSHNKATMEAAHQLSGVTMREPGVSRLVSVDLAEATRLAGAA, encoded by the coding sequence ATGCGTCTGTCCACGATCAAGCTGTCCGGTTTCAAGTCCTTCGTCGACCCGACCACGCTGCACCTGCCCACCAACATGACCGGCGTCGTCGGTCCCAACGGCTGCGGCAAGTCGAACATCATCGACGCGGTGCGCTGGGTCATGGGCGAGAGCTCGGCCAGCCGGCTGCGCGGCGATTCGCTGACCGACGTGATCTTCGCCGGTTCGTCCGCGCGCAAGCCGGTCTCGCAGGCGATGGTCGAGCTGGTGTTCGACAACTCCGACCACACCATCACCGGCGAATACGGCGCGTTCAACGAGATCTCGGTCAAGCGCACGGTCAGCCGCGACAGCGTCAACCAGTACTACCTCAACGGCGCCAAGTGCCGCCGCCGCGACATCACCGACCTGTTCCTCGGCACCGGCCTGGGCCCGCGCAGCTACTCGATCATCGAGCAGGGCATGATTTCGCAGATCATCGAGGCCAAGCCCGAGGAACTGCGCGTCTACCTGGAAGAAGCCGCCGGCATCTCCAAGTACAAGGAACGGCGCAAGGAAACCGAGACCCGGATCCGCCACACCCGCGAGAACCTCGACCGCCTCAGCGACCTGCGCGAAGAAGTCGGCAAGCAGCTCGAACACCTGCGCCGGCAGGCGCGCCAGGCCGAGCAGTACCAGACGATCCAGGCCGAGCGCAAAGTCAAGGACGTGGAGTGGAAGGCGCTGGAATACCGCGCCCTCGACCAGAAACTGCAGGCCCAGCGCGAGAAGCTGGCGTCGCAGGAAACCCGTTTGCAGCAGCTCATCGCCGAGCAGCGCGAAGCCGAGCGCGAACTGGAAACCGGACGCGTGCGCCGCGAGGAAGCCGCCGCGGCGCTGAACAAGGCCCAAGCCGCCAGCTACGAAGTCGGCGGCGCGCTGGCCCGCATCGAACAGCAGATCCAGCACCAGCGCGACCTGTCCGGCCGCCTGCGCAAGGCGCGCGAGGAAGCGCTGGCGCAGCTGGAGGAAATCGGCGAGCACATCGGCAGCGACCAGTCGCGCCTGGACGTGCTGACCGCCGCGGTCGCCGACGCCGAGCCGCGCCTGGAGGCCTTGCGCGAGGACGACGAAGCGCGCCAGGACGCGCTGCGCGAGGCCGAAACCAAGCTGCAGGACTGGCAGCAGCGCTGGGACGGCCACAGCCGCGAACAATCCGAAGCCGCGCGCGCGGCCGAAGTCGAGCGCACCCGCATCGAAGGCCTGGACCGCCAGACCCTCGACGCCGATCGCCGCCGCGAAGCCTTGACCAGCGAGCGCTCGGGACTCGACGTCGCCGCCTTGGCCGCGGCGTTCGAACAATTGCAGAGCCAGCACGACTTGCAGAAAGAGTCGCTGGACAGCCTCACCGAAGAACTCGAAAACCGTAAGACCTCGCTCAGCGACCTGCAGGAGCAGCAGCGCGGCACCCAGAACCAACTGGCCGAGGTGCGCAAGCAGGCGCAGACCTCGCGCGGCCGTTTGTCGTCGCTGGAAACCCTGCAGCACGCCGCGCTCGGCCAGGAGCAGGGCGCGGCGCTGACCTGGCTCAAGGCGCGCGGGCTGGATTCGGCCCAGCGCGTCGGCGAAGCGCTCAGCGTCGAGGCGGGCTGGGAGAACGCGGTCGAAAGCGCGCTCGGCCAGCTGATCGAAGGCGTGCTGGTGGAAGCGCCGGAAACCCTGGTCGACGCGATCGGCGAACTCGGCGAGGGCCGGCTGGCGCTGGTCTCGCCCGAGCGCGACGCAGCGACGTATCCCGCGACCTCGCTGGCTTCGAAAGTGCAGGGGCCGGCCGCGATCCGCCGCCTGCTCGCGCGCCTGCACGGCGCCGACGACCTCGCCGCGGCGCGCGCGCTGGTCGCGCAGATCGGCGCGGACGAGACCGTCATCACCCGCAACGGCGAGCGCCTCGGCGCCGGCTGGCTGCGGGTGCTGCGCTCCGGCGCGGCCAAGCAGGGCGCGCTGCTGCGCGAGCGCGAGATCCAGACCCTGCGCAGCGAAATCGAAGAACTGCAGGAACGCGAGCGCGAGCTCGAACAGACCCAGATCCAGCTGCGCGACCGCGCCCTGGCCGCCGAGCAGCACCGCGAAGACGCGCAGCGCTCGCTGTACATGGCCCACCGCAGCGTGTCCGAGCTGGCCGGCCAGTTGCAGAGCCACCAGGGCCGGCTCGATCAGGCCCGCAACCGCATCGACAAGATCGACGCCGACCTGGAGCAGTTGCTGATCGCGCTCGACGCCGGCAACGAGCAGGCGCGCGAGGCGCGGCTGCGCCAGGAAGCCGCGGTCGAACGCATGGGCGAACTCGAAGACCAGCGCCAGCGCCTGGAAGCCGAGCGCAGCCGCCTGTTCGAAGCGCGCGATTCGGCGCGCAACATGGCGCGCGAATCGCGCGACGCCGCCCACGCCCTGGTGCTGAGCCTGGAAACCCAGCGCGCGCAGATCGCCGGGCTGGCCCAGACCCTGCAGCGCATGGGCGGCCAGCGCGGCCAGCTCGATACGCGCCTGAGCGAGCTCACCTCGCAGCTCAGCGACGGCGACCGGCCGGTGCAGGACCTGGAGCAGCAGCGTCAGGTCGCGCTGGAACAGCGGGTCGTCGCCGAGCAGGACCTGACCGGCGCGCGCACCGCGCTGGACGGCATCGACAACGACCTGCGCAAGTTCGAGCAGACCCGCCAGCAGCGCGACGAACAGGCCTTGCAACAGCGCGAAGGCATCGGCCAGCGCCGGTTGGAGCAGCAGGCGCTGGTGCTCAAGGCCGAAACCCTGACCGAAGCCATCGCCGAAGCCGGCGCGGTGCTGCAGGACGTGGTCAACGCGCTCGACGAAGACGCCGACCCGCAGACCTGGGAACGCGCCGTCGCCGACCTCGACAACAAGCTGCGCCGGCTCGAACCGGTGAACCTGGCGGCGATCGCCGAGCACGCCGAGGCCGCGCAGCGCAAGGATTACCTGGACGCGCAGAACACCGACCTGACCACCGCGCTGGAAACCCTGGAAGAGGCGATCCGCAAGATCGACCGCGAAACCCGCGGCCGCTTCAAGGACACCTTCGACCGAGTCAATTCCGGCGTGCAGGAGTTGTATCCGCGCCTGTTCGGCGGCGGCCACGCCTATCTGGAACTCACCGGCGAGGACCTGCTCGACACCGGCGTGGCGATCATGGCGCGGCCGCCGGGCAAGCGCGTGTCGAACATCTCGCTGCTGTCCGGCGGCGAGAAGGCGATGACCGCGGTGGCCCTGGTGTTCGCGATCTTCCGCTTGAACCCGGCGCCGTTCTGCCTGCTCGACGAGGTCGACGCGCCGCTCGACGAAGCCAACGTCGGCCGCTTCACCGCGATGGTCAGCGAGATGAGCGAACAGGTACAGTTCCTGTTCGTCAGCCACAACAAGGCGACGATGGAAGCCGCGCACCAGCTCTCGGGCGTGACCATGCGCGAGCCCGGCGTGAGCCGGCTGGTGTCGGTGGACCTGGCCGAGGCGACGCGTCTGGCCGGCGCTGCGTAA
- a CDS encoding LacI family DNA-binding transcriptional regulator, with protein sequence MSRPRASNPTRKAGEHLTMADLAELAGVSAITVSRALRDSPLVNPETRQRIKELAERQGYQFNISARNLRLRRSMTVAVVVEMKPTVERQMSGPYPLDLLGGISQELTSAGYSVLLTSLQGGALPSVQAADGVILLGQGAHEDAMHEVRRWGRPMVVWGAVSRHESQVVVGSDNQRGGKLAAERFLALGRRRPVFLGDEAHGEFAERLLGFREALGERGIEPLTPTVANFTVSAGAQAVHALLDQHPQFDALFAASDLLAIGAIRALIERGRRVPEDVSVIGYDDTPLGATYLPPLTSIHQNFVDAGVLLARKVLALIEGEAAASEILPTHLVARVT encoded by the coding sequence ATGAGCCGACCGCGCGCTTCCAATCCGACCCGCAAGGCCGGCGAGCACCTGACCATGGCCGATCTGGCCGAGCTGGCCGGGGTCTCGGCGATCACCGTCTCGCGCGCCTTGCGCGACAGCCCGCTGGTCAATCCCGAGACCCGCCAGCGGATCAAGGAACTGGCCGAACGCCAGGGTTACCAGTTCAACATCTCCGCGCGCAATCTGCGCCTGCGCCGCAGCATGACGGTGGCGGTGGTGGTCGAGATGAAGCCCACGGTCGAGCGGCAGATGTCCGGCCCGTACCCGCTGGACCTGCTCGGCGGCATCAGCCAGGAGCTGACCTCGGCCGGCTACAGCGTGCTGCTGACCTCGCTGCAGGGCGGCGCCCTGCCGAGCGTGCAGGCCGCCGACGGGGTGATCCTGCTCGGCCAGGGCGCGCACGAGGACGCGATGCACGAGGTCCGGCGCTGGGGCCGGCCGATGGTGGTGTGGGGCGCGGTCAGCCGGCACGAATCGCAGGTGGTGGTCGGCAGCGACAACCAGCGCGGCGGCAAGCTCGCCGCCGAACGTTTCCTGGCCCTGGGCCGGCGCCGGCCGGTGTTCCTCGGCGATGAGGCCCACGGCGAATTCGCCGAGCGCCTGCTCGGCTTCCGCGAAGCGCTGGGCGAGCGCGGGATCGAACCGCTGACCCCGACCGTGGCCAATTTCACCGTCAGCGCCGGCGCCCAGGCGGTGCACGCGCTGCTCGACCAGCACCCGCAGTTCGACGCCTTGTTCGCCGCCAGCGACTTGCTCGCGATCGGCGCGATCCGCGCGTTGATCGAACGCGGCCGGCGCGTGCCCGAGGACGTGTCGGTGATCGGCTACGACGACACCCCGCTCGGCGCGACCTACCTGCCGCCGCTGACTTCGATCCACCAGAACTTCGTCGACGCCGGCGTGCTGCTGGCGCGCAAGGTGCTGGCGCTGATCGAAGGCGAAGCGGCGGCGTCGGAGATCCTGCCGACCCATCTGGTCGCGCGGGTGACCTGA
- the pgmB gene encoding beta-phosphoglucomutase translates to MIQPQTAAAPLDADPASAPADAWTLRQTARDPARARRDETLFALANGSLGVRGGLEEADGGSDGSFLAAVYEQHPIHYHERFAGFPRHTDTRLPVADGQRIAVFAGAERLLPAPAEDFERELDLRRGRLSRRSVLRTAAGARIEVRAERVVPFDSGVAGVDLLAIRYRVTSLDYSGELTLASAIECGHAAAEQGDDPRIGVASAEGLQLLARRADERGAQVVQATRRSGVRAVCEQAHRGEGLEFAGAELGDERVVQRYRAQLQPGRSATLEKFVAYVSDRNPHATDLPVAAAQALQQAQAQGFDAVATRQAEALARFWDGADLSIEGDAASEQALRFNLFHLLQSAGRNGIDGTAAKGLTGEGYEGHYFWDTEAFMLPVMAYTDPDAARAMLHARYLALEPARKHAREMNHARGALFPWRTITGGECSAHYPSGSAAYHINAAVAYGIGLYLDASGDRDFLADFGAEMLFETARIWPQVGHFNPRRGGAFCIHDVTGPDEYTALVDNNFYTNRMAQRHLLRAVAAWEELERERPQRLRELAQRLQLDAHEVATWRRAAESMFLHYDEALGIYAQDDTFLDKPRWPFPARDGEHRPLLLDYHPLTLYRYQVCKQADVVMGLVLAGDGIAADIKRRSYDYYAAVTTHDSTLSASVFGILASEVGHADQAERFFHDNLRVDLDDLHGNTDHGVHMAALAGTWLGLTSGFAGLRAIDGVLHFAPTLPQRWDGYAFGLRWQGRRLRVRVRRDGVEYSLLDGAPLTLAHAGQRFELSQDAPAQRALAAPQIDARERFPRPAQALIFDLDGVLTDTAQTHYRAWKRMADEEGLPFDQHVNEQLKGVDRMTSLEIILRHAGRSLSLEQKQALAERKNGYYVEAIAEVRPKDLFPGVARVLEQARARGLKLGVASASRNAAALLDRLGIAGRFDYIADAARIARAKPAPDIFLDVAAALGVAPSRCIGLEDAAAGVAAIKSAGMAAVGIGDARTLAQADACLADIAAFDVDAFVSP, encoded by the coding sequence GTGATTCAGCCTCAAACCGCCGCCGCCCCCCTCGACGCCGATCCGGCCTCCGCTCCGGCCGACGCCTGGACCCTGCGCCAGACCGCCCGCGACCCGGCCCGCGCCCGCCGCGACGAAACCCTGTTCGCCCTGGCCAACGGTTCGCTCGGCGTGCGCGGCGGGCTCGAGGAAGCCGACGGCGGCAGCGACGGCAGTTTCCTGGCCGCGGTCTACGAGCAGCACCCGATCCACTACCACGAGCGCTTCGCCGGTTTCCCGCGCCACACCGACACCCGCCTGCCGGTCGCCGACGGCCAGCGCATCGCGGTGTTCGCCGGCGCCGAACGCCTGCTGCCGGCGCCGGCCGAAGACTTCGAACGCGAACTCGACCTGCGCCGCGGCCGCCTGTCGCGCCGCAGCGTGCTGCGCACCGCCGCCGGCGCGCGCATCGAGGTCCGCGCCGAACGGGTGGTGCCGTTCGACAGCGGCGTCGCCGGCGTCGACCTGCTGGCGATCCGCTACCGCGTCACCTCGCTGGACTACAGCGGCGAACTGACCCTGGCTTCGGCGATCGAATGCGGCCACGCCGCGGCCGAGCAAGGCGACGACCCGCGCATCGGCGTGGCCTCGGCCGAAGGCCTGCAACTGCTCGCGCGGCGGGCCGACGAGCGCGGCGCGCAGGTGGTCCAGGCGACCCGCCGCAGCGGCGTGCGCGCGGTCTGCGAACAGGCCCACCGCGGCGAAGGACTCGAATTCGCCGGCGCCGAACTCGGCGACGAGCGCGTGGTCCAGCGCTACCGCGCGCAGTTGCAACCCGGCCGCTCGGCGACGCTGGAAAAGTTCGTCGCCTACGTCAGCGACCGCAATCCGCACGCCACCGATCTCCCCGTCGCCGCCGCGCAGGCCTTGCAGCAAGCGCAGGCGCAGGGTTTCGACGCAGTCGCCACGCGCCAGGCCGAAGCGCTGGCGCGGTTCTGGGACGGTGCCGACCTGTCGATCGAAGGCGACGCCGCGTCCGAACAGGCGCTGCGCTTCAACCTGTTCCACCTGCTGCAATCGGCCGGCCGCAACGGCATCGACGGCACCGCCGCCAAGGGCCTCACCGGCGAAGGCTACGAAGGCCATTATTTCTGGGACACCGAGGCCTTCATGCTGCCGGTGATGGCCTACACCGACCCGGACGCGGCGCGCGCCATGCTGCATGCGCGCTACCTCGCGCTGGAGCCGGCGCGCAAGCACGCGCGCGAGATGAACCACGCGCGCGGCGCGCTGTTCCCGTGGCGCACCATCACCGGCGGCGAATGCTCGGCGCACTACCCGTCCGGTTCGGCCGCGTACCACATCAACGCGGCGGTGGCCTACGGCATCGGCCTGTACCTCGACGCCAGCGGCGACCGCGATTTCCTCGCCGATTTCGGCGCCGAGATGCTGTTCGAGACCGCGCGCATCTGGCCGCAGGTCGGCCACTTCAATCCGCGCCGCGGCGGCGCGTTCTGCATCCACGACGTCACCGGCCCGGACGAGTACACCGCGCTGGTCGACAACAATTTCTATACCAACCGCATGGCGCAGCGGCATCTGCTGCGCGCGGTGGCGGCGTGGGAGGAGCTCGAACGCGAGCGCCCGCAGCGGCTGCGCGAACTGGCCCAACGCCTGCAACTGGACGCGCACGAAGTCGCGACCTGGCGCCGCGCCGCCGAATCGATGTTCCTGCATTACGACGAAGCCCTGGGCATCTACGCCCAGGACGACACCTTCCTCGACAAGCCGCGCTGGCCGTTCCCGGCGCGCGACGGCGAACACCGGCCGCTGCTGCTGGATTACCACCCGCTGACGCTGTACCGCTATCAGGTGTGCAAGCAGGCCGACGTGGTCATGGGCCTGGTCCTGGCCGGCGACGGCATCGCCGCCGACATCAAGCGCCGCAGCTACGACTACTACGCCGCGGTGACCACCCACGATTCGACCTTGTCGGCGTCGGTGTTCGGCATCCTCGCCAGCGAAGTCGGCCACGCGGACCAAGCCGAGCGCTTCTTCCACGACAACCTGCGCGTGGACCTCGACGACCTGCACGGCAACACCGACCACGGCGTACACATGGCCGCGCTGGCCGGCACCTGGCTCGGCCTGACCTCGGGCTTCGCCGGCCTGCGCGCGATCGACGGCGTCCTGCACTTCGCCCCGACCCTGCCGCAGCGCTGGGACGGCTACGCCTTCGGCCTGCGCTGGCAGGGCCGGCGCCTGCGCGTGCGGGTGCGCCGCGACGGCGTCGAGTATTCGCTGCTCGATGGCGCGCCGCTGACGCTCGCGCATGCCGGCCAACGTTTCGAACTGAGCCAGGACGCACCGGCGCAGCGCGCGCTCGCCGCGCCGCAGATCGATGCGCGCGAGCGTTTTCCGCGCCCCGCGCAAGCGCTGATCTTCGATCTCGACGGCGTGCTGACCGACACCGCGCAGACCCATTACCGCGCCTGGAAGCGCATGGCCGACGAAGAAGGCCTGCCGTTCGACCAGCACGTCAACGAACAGCTCAAGGGCGTGGACCGGATGACCTCGCTGGAGATCATCCTGCGCCATGCCGGCCGCAGCCTGAGTCTTGAGCAGAAGCAAGCGCTGGCCGAACGCAAGAACGGCTACTACGTCGAAGCCATCGCCGAGGTCAGGCCGAAGGACCTGTTCCCGGGCGTGGCGCGGGTGCTGGAGCAGGCGCGCGCGCGCGGGCTCAAGCTCGGCGTCGCCTCGGCCAGCCGCAACGCCGCCGCCCTGCTCGACCGGCTCGGCATCGCCGGGCGCTTCGACTACATCGCCGACGCCGCGCGCATCGCCCGCGCCAAGCCGGCGCCGGACATTTTCCTCGACGTCGCCGCCGCGCTCGGCGTGGCGCCGTCGCGCTGCATCGGCCTGGAGGACGCCGCCGCCGGCGTGGCCGCGATCAAGTCCGCCGGCATGGCCGCGGTCGGCATCGGCGACGCGCGCACGCTCGCGCAGGCCGACGCTTGCCTGGCGGACATCGCGGCGTTCGACGTAGACGCTTTCGTTTCGCCCTGA